The Patulibacter sp. SYSU D01012 genome window below encodes:
- the bcp gene encoding thioredoxin-dependent thiol peroxidase: MSLPEPGQPAPDFTLPDETGTPVTLSEQRGSWVVLYFYPKASTPGCTTQACSIRDNRAEYERRGARVLGVSPDPVAKVAKFVEKEGLDFTLLADEDHAVCEQYGTWVEKSMYGKKYWGASRSTIIVDPEGVVREVFPKISPKEHDAKVFKALDALQGAAA; this comes from the coding sequence GTGTCCCTGCCCGAGCCCGGCCAGCCCGCCCCCGACTTCACGCTCCCCGACGAGACCGGCACGCCGGTGACGCTGTCCGAGCAGCGCGGGAGCTGGGTCGTCCTCTACTTCTACCCCAAGGCCTCGACGCCGGGCTGCACGACGCAGGCGTGCTCCATCCGTGACAACCGGGCGGAGTACGAGCGGCGCGGCGCCCGCGTCCTGGGCGTCTCGCCCGATCCCGTCGCGAAGGTCGCGAAGTTCGTCGAGAAGGAGGGCCTCGACTTCACGCTCCTCGCCGACGAGGACCACGCCGTGTGCGAGCAGTACGGCACGTGGGTCGAGAAGTCGATGTACGGCAAGAAGTACTGGGGCGCGTCCCGTTCGACGATCATCGTCGACCCGGAGGGCGTGGTCCGCGAGGTCTTCCCGAAGATCTCCCCGAAGGAGCACGACGCGAAGGTCTTCAAGGCGCTCGACGCGCTGCAGGGCGCCGCGGCCTGA